A portion of the Polaribacter cellanae genome contains these proteins:
- a CDS encoding GH3 auxin-responsive promoter family protein: protein MAFQIINSIISWFLKKRKHQIELFLKYPIDVQNELLLKLISSSKNTEFGKQNEFSSIKNYRDFAERVPIQKYETFEPLIERCRRGEQNVFWPSPIKWFAKSSGTTNSKSKFIPVSDEALEYCHMKAGKDMLCWYINNNPKTQLFTGKGLRLGGSSDVYRDNDSYFGDLSAIIIENMPFWADFSSAPSQEVALMGEWETKMDAIIDETINENITSLAGVPSWMLVLLNRILERTGKDNILEVWPNLEVYFHGGVNFNPYREQYKKIIPKKEFKYYEIYNASEGFFAIQDRNGSKELLLMLDYGIFYEFIPMDKYHGENSVAIPLSEVKKGVNYAIVITTNGGLWRYLIGDTVKFTNLDPYRIKITGRTKHHINVFGEELIIENAEEALRLACEKTEATIKDYTVGPIFMEGKEKGGHEWIIEFEKSPENISFFTEMLDNALKAINSDYEAKRYQNMTLMAPKVHKAKEGLFYSWLKKKDKLGGQHKVPRLSNSREFVEELLEL from the coding sequence ATGGCGTTTCAGATTATCAATTCTATTATTTCTTGGTTTTTAAAGAAGCGAAAACATCAAATAGAACTTTTTTTAAAATATCCTATTGATGTTCAAAACGAACTTTTATTAAAACTGATTAGTTCTTCTAAAAACACTGAATTTGGAAAACAGAACGAGTTTTCTTCCATAAAAAACTATAGAGATTTTGCGGAAAGAGTTCCTATTCAAAAATACGAAACTTTTGAGCCCTTAATTGAGCGTTGCAGAAGGGGAGAACAGAATGTTTTTTGGCCTTCGCCGATAAAATGGTTTGCAAAATCGAGCGGAACTACAAATTCGAAAAGTAAATTTATTCCTGTAAGTGACGAGGCTTTGGAATATTGCCACATGAAAGCAGGAAAAGATATGCTTTGCTGGTATATTAACAACAACCCGAAAACACAGTTATTTACTGGAAAAGGATTGCGTTTGGGAGGAAGTTCCGACGTTTACAGAGATAACGATTCTTATTTTGGAGATTTATCTGCAATAATTATAGAAAATATGCCTTTTTGGGCAGATTTTAGTTCTGCTCCAAGCCAAGAAGTTGCGTTAATGGGCGAATGGGAAACCAAAATGGATGCGATTATAGATGAAACAATCAATGAAAATATTACAAGTTTAGCAGGCGTTCCAAGTTGGATGCTTGTTTTATTAAATCGAATTTTAGAACGAACAGGAAAAGATAATATTCTGGAAGTTTGGCCAAATTTAGAAGTCTATTTTCACGGTGGTGTAAACTTTAATCCGTATCGCGAACAGTACAAAAAAATAATTCCGAAAAAGGAATTTAAATATTACGAAATTTACAATGCTTCCGAAGGTTTTTTTGCAATTCAAGATAGAAATGGTTCTAAAGAATTGTTGCTAATGTTAGATTATGGAATTTTTTACGAATTTATTCCTATGGACAAATACCATGGAGAAAATTCTGTTGCGATTCCACTTTCTGAAGTAAAAAAAGGTGTGAATTACGCCATTGTAATTACCACAAATGGAGGTTTATGGCGTTATTTAATTGGCGATACTGTAAAATTTACAAATTTAGATCCATACCGAATTAAAATTACAGGTCGTACAAAACATCATATTAATGTTTTTGGGGAAGAGTTAATTATTGAAAATGCTGAAGAAGCTTTAAGATTGGCTTGTGAGAAAACAGAAGCCACCATTAAAGATTATACAGTGGGTCCAATTTTTATGGAAGGAAAAGAAAAAGGCGGACATGAATGGATTATAGAATTCGAAAAATCGCCAGAAAATATTTCCTTTTTTACAGAAATGTTAGACAATGCTTTAAAGGCAATAAATTCTGATTATGAAGCGAAACGTTATCAAAACATGACGTTGATGGCGCCGAAAGTTCACAAAGCAAAAGAGGGCTTATTTTATAGTTGGTTAAAGAAAAAAGACAAATTAGGTGGCCAACATAAAGTACCTCGTTTGTCTAATTCCAGAGAATTTGTGGAAGAACTTTTAGAATTATAA
- a CDS encoding carbon-nitrogen hydrolase family protein gives MNSNLLKVALAQISPVWLNKEKTIRKIEKSILDASKENCELIVFGEALLPGYPFWIALTNGATWNSKTQKEIHAHYVRNSITIEKGELDSICKLAKENKIAIYLGIMERAQNRGGHSIYASLVYINEEGKIKSVHRKLQPTFDERLTWAPGDGNGLQVHSLKDFTLGGLNCWENWMPLPRTALYGLGENLHIAVWPGSDYNTKDITRFIARESRSFVISVSSLMAKTDFPKDIPHYNKIVKDAPEILANGGSCIASPDGEWLVAPVLHKEGLIIETLDFNRVLEERQNFDVVGHYSRPDVTKLHINRERQSTVSYED, from the coding sequence ATGAATAGTAATTTATTAAAAGTAGCATTAGCGCAAATTTCTCCAGTTTGGTTAAACAAAGAAAAGACAATCCGAAAAATTGAGAAATCTATTTTAGATGCATCCAAAGAAAACTGCGAATTAATTGTTTTTGGAGAAGCATTATTACCAGGTTATCCATTTTGGATTGCATTAACAAATGGCGCAACATGGAATTCTAAAACTCAGAAAGAAATTCATGCACATTATGTAAGAAATTCTATTACCATAGAAAAAGGAGAGTTAGATTCCATTTGTAAATTGGCAAAAGAAAACAAAATTGCTATTTATTTAGGAATTATGGAACGCGCACAAAATAGAGGAGGGCATAGCATTTACGCTTCTTTAGTGTATATAAATGAAGAAGGTAAAATAAAATCTGTCCATAGAAAATTACAACCAACATTTGATGAGCGACTAACCTGGGCTCCAGGAGATGGAAATGGTTTGCAAGTACATTCATTAAAAGATTTTACTTTGGGCGGTTTAAATTGTTGGGAAAATTGGATGCCTTTACCAAGAACAGCGTTGTATGGTTTGGGAGAAAATTTACACATTGCAGTTTGGCCTGGAAGCGATTATAATACCAAAGATATTACACGTTTTATCGCAAGAGAATCGCGTTCTTTTGTAATTTCTGTTTCCAGTTTAATGGCAAAAACCGATTTTCCAAAAGACATTCCACACTATAATAAAATAGTAAAAGATGCACCCGAAATTTTAGCAAATGGAGGTTCCTGTATTGCTTCTCCTGATGGAGAGTGGTTGGTAGCACCAGTTTTGCATAAAGAAGGTTTAATTATAGAAACACTCGATTTTAATCGTGTTTTAGAAGAAAGACAAAATTTTGATGTTGTTGGACACTATTCAAGACCAGATGTAACAAAGTTGCATATAAATAGAGAAAGACAAAGTACGGTTTCTTATGAGGATTAA
- a CDS encoding DUF2797 domain-containing protein produces MTYQGVLKKMKTENAEEIQYYLDMNSDFLNMNQLLNKEFTISFVKYECLNCHLEKEIYRQGFCKSCFFDIPSAGDWIMRPELSTAHLDQEDRDLVYEKSVQLQPHIVYLANSSNVKVGVTRKTQVPTRWIDQGAHEAIEIVEVPNRYLAGITEVALKEHVADKTNWRKMLKNDVDDENLVEWRNKLEQYIPEEAKAYFINSNSETNLNFPVKKYPLKPKSLNLIKTPIYKGKLVGIKGQYLIFEDETVFNVRSNEGLVVSIEI; encoded by the coding sequence ATGACATACCAAGGAGTTTTAAAAAAAATGAAAACGGAAAACGCGGAAGAAATTCAATATTATTTAGACATGAATTCCGATTTTTTAAACATGAATCAGCTGTTAAATAAGGAATTTACGATTTCTTTTGTGAAATACGAATGTTTAAATTGTCATTTAGAAAAAGAAATATATAGACAAGGATTTTGTAAATCGTGTTTTTTCGACATTCCTTCTGCTGGAGATTGGATTATGAGACCCGAATTAAGCACAGCACATTTAGACCAAGAAGACCGTGATTTGGTGTACGAAAAATCGGTGCAACTACAACCACATATTGTGTATTTGGCAAATTCTAGCAACGTAAAAGTGGGTGTTACCAGAAAAACACAAGTTCCAACACGTTGGATAGATCAAGGAGCACACGAAGCCATAGAAATTGTGGAAGTGCCCAACAGATATTTAGCAGGAATTACAGAAGTTGCCTTAAAAGAGCATGTTGCCGATAAAACCAATTGGCGAAAAATGCTAAAGAACGATGTAGATGATGAAAATTTAGTGGAATGGCGAAATAAATTAGAACAATACATTCCTGAGGAAGCCAAAGCATATTTTATAAACAGTAATTCTGAAACGAATTTAAACTTTCCTGTAAAAAAATATCCATTAAAACCTAAGAGTTTAAATTTGATAAAAACACCTATTTATAAAGGAAAATTAGTCGGAATAAAAGGACAATATTTAATTTTTGAAGACGAAACGGTTTTTAATGTAAGGAGTAATGAAGGTTTGGTGGTTTCTATAGAAATATAA
- a CDS encoding mannosyltransferase, with protein sequence MPLSEKNKALFLISSSVILYFFFAYFLERTSFYPLLFLWFSLFACFYFILKNKSIPFSTYVGIMMLFRIVFLFSIPNLSQDFYRFIWDGRMIFNGFNPYLSLPENFIQQNLTPVLDAVELYRGMGELNGSHYTNYPPLNQLCFLIAAIFASKSIFGSVIVLRSIIILADIGILYFGKKLLERLNLPIKNILWYVLNPFVIIEMTGNLHFESVMLFFLVWGLYKLHQQKWIWAAVLIACSVSIKLIPLLFLPLFFQWFVSYRKTSKVFKTFEVWKLIGFYTIILATTLLLFLPFYSSELIANYSNSVGLWFRNFEFNASFYYIFREIGYLFRGYNEIAIIGKITPILTVLFLIFITFFRKNSNLKQLITAMLFSLCFYYFTATTVHPWYLATPLILSVFTKYKFPVVWTFVIVLTYQAYANNPWKENLWLVGLEYLAVFSFLVYELQQNCKMKKL encoded by the coding sequence ATGCCTTTATCAGAAAAAAATAAAGCCTTATTTTTAATTAGTAGCAGCGTAATTCTGTATTTTTTCTTTGCCTATTTTTTAGAAAGAACCAGTTTTTATCCGCTTTTATTTCTTTGGTTTTCTTTGTTCGCTTGTTTCTATTTTATATTGAAAAATAAAAGCATTCCTTTTTCCACTTATGTAGGCATTATGATGCTTTTCAGGATTGTGTTCTTATTTTCAATTCCAAATTTATCACAAGATTTCTATCGTTTTATTTGGGATGGTCGCATGATTTTTAATGGTTTTAATCCGTATTTATCATTACCAGAAAATTTTATACAACAAAACTTAACACCAGTTTTAGATGCTGTGGAATTGTATCGTGGAATGGGCGAATTAAATGGGAGCCACTATACAAATTACCCACCATTAAATCAGTTGTGTTTTTTAATTGCTGCAATTTTTGCGAGTAAAAGTATTTTCGGTTCTGTAATTGTACTTCGAAGTATTATTATTTTGGCAGATATTGGTATTTTATACTTCGGAAAAAAACTATTGGAACGATTAAATTTACCAATAAAAAATATTCTTTGGTATGTTTTGAATCCGTTTGTTATCATAGAAATGACAGGAAATTTACATTTCGAATCTGTAATGCTATTTTTCTTGGTTTGGGGTTTGTACAAATTACATCAACAAAAATGGATTTGGGCAGCCGTTTTAATCGCTTGTTCTGTTTCCATAAAATTGATTCCATTACTATTTTTACCCTTGTTTTTTCAGTGGTTTGTTTCGTATCGCAAAACCTCAAAGGTTTTTAAAACCTTTGAGGTTTGGAAATTAATCGGTTTTTACACAATAATTTTAGCAACCACCCTCCTATTATTTCTTCCCTTTTATTCTTCAGAATTAATAGCAAATTACTCCAACTCGGTTGGTTTATGGTTTCGAAATTTCGAATTTAATGCAAGTTTCTACTACATTTTTCGAGAAATTGGCTACTTATTTAGAGGATATAATGAAATTGCAATTATTGGAAAAATCACACCTATTTTAACTGTTTTATTTCTAATTTTTATTACTTTTTTTAGAAAAAACAGCAATTTAAAACAATTGATAACTGCCATGTTATTTAGTTTGTGTTTTTACTATTTTACAGCCACTACAGTGCATCCTTGGTATTTAGCAACACCTTTAATTTTATCTGTTTTTACGAAATATAAATTTCCAGTAGTTTGGACTTTCGTAATCGTTTTAACTTACCAAGCGTATGCTAATAATCCATGGAAAGAAAATTTATGGCTTGTTGGTTTAGAATATTTAGCGGTTTTTTCTTTCTTGGTTTATGAGCTTCAGCAAAATTGTAAAATGAAGAAATTGTAA
- a CDS encoding HAD family hydrolase: MNLKKIKLVVSDMDGTLLNSNNEVSTSFFELFQKLKEKNIHFCAASGRQYNSIVDKLAPIKNEIYVIAENGAIAKKGEEVLLLNSLNSDKIIDIIPTLRKIDGANMVLCSQDSAYIESKDARFINLFQEYYYSYQVVDDLVEIAKTTPILKIAVYHFNSSEKFIYPEIEHLKNDYLLKVSGQNWLDISTDKANKGNALKAIQKILNVTKEETMVFGDYHNDIEMLQEAEFSFAMENAHEDIKEIAKHATKSNNHLGVESVLEKLVENKIPS; the protein is encoded by the coding sequence ATGAATTTAAAGAAAATAAAGTTAGTTGTTTCTGATATGGATGGAACGTTACTAAACTCTAATAATGAAGTAAGTACATCTTTTTTTGAACTTTTTCAAAAATTAAAAGAAAAAAATATTCATTTTTGTGCCGCAAGCGGAAGACAATACAATAGCATTGTAGATAAATTAGCACCTATTAAAAATGAGATTTATGTAATTGCAGAAAATGGTGCAATTGCTAAAAAAGGAGAGGAAGTTTTACTTTTAAATTCTTTAAATTCAGATAAAATTATTGATATTATTCCTACTCTACGAAAAATTGATGGAGCAAATATGGTCTTGTGTTCACAAGATTCAGCATATATAGAAAGTAAAGATGCTCGTTTTATTAATTTATTTCAAGAATATTATTATAGCTATCAAGTAGTGGACGATTTAGTTGAAATTGCAAAAACAACTCCTATTTTAAAGATTGCTGTGTATCATTTTAATTCTTCGGAAAAATTTATTTATCCTGAAATAGAACATTTAAAAAACGATTATCTTTTAAAAGTTTCTGGACAAAATTGGTTAGACATTTCTACTGATAAAGCTAATAAAGGGAACGCTTTAAAAGCAATTCAAAAAATCTTAAATGTAACCAAAGAAGAAACCATGGTTTTTGGCGATTACCATAATGATATTGAAATGTTACAAGAAGCTGAGTTTAGTTTTGCTATGGAAAATGCTCATGAAGATATTAAAGAAATTGCAAAACATGCTACTAAAAGTAATAATCACCTTGGGGTTGAGAGTGTTTTGGAAAAGTTGGTTGAAAACAAAATCCCATCTTAA
- a CDS encoding LacI family DNA-binding transcriptional regulator, whose product MKRLTIKDIAKEFDVSISTVSKALNDSYEISVSTKEKIQKYAKENNYKPNFNALSLKNRQTKTIGILIPNMLNYFFAQVFNGMEKVANEKGYKIISCISNESFQKEVETIEMLSNGSIDGFILSLAEETVLKNDFKHLKDLIDNGTPIVMFDRVAEPIKCDKVITDDFDGAAKTVKYLAKTGCKHIAFISTISNLKVGKKRHQGYLKGLENANLAVDNHIIINIIDEDYKNYESILKPIFDANKIDAVIATDESSAIAAMKVAQKNGHKIPENFSVVSFSNGILARHSSPKLTTVSQHGEIMGATAAEMLINRLEDKSDVKEAPQTVIIKTDLVERNSTKKA is encoded by the coding sequence ATGAAAAGACTTACCATAAAAGACATTGCTAAAGAATTTGATGTTTCTATTTCAACAGTATCTAAAGCGTTGAATGATAGTTATGAAATTAGTGTAAGTACGAAAGAGAAAATTCAGAAATACGCTAAAGAAAACAACTACAAACCTAATTTTAATGCGTTAAGCTTAAAAAATAGGCAGACGAAAACAATAGGAATTCTAATCCCGAATATGTTAAACTATTTTTTCGCCCAAGTTTTTAACGGCATGGAAAAAGTAGCTAACGAAAAAGGTTATAAAATTATTTCTTGTATTTCCAATGAATCTTTTCAAAAAGAGGTGGAAACCATAGAAATGCTTTCTAATGGAAGTATCGATGGTTTTATTTTATCGCTTGCAGAAGAAACTGTGCTAAAAAACGATTTTAAACACTTGAAAGATTTAATAGATAATGGAACTCCAATTGTAATGTTCGATAGAGTTGCAGAACCTATTAAATGCGACAAAGTAATTACAGACGATTTTGACGGAGCTGCAAAAACGGTTAAATATTTAGCAAAAACGGGATGTAAACACATTGCTTTTATATCTACAATTAGCAATTTAAAAGTAGGTAAAAAAAGACATCAAGGTTATTTAAAAGGTTTAGAAAATGCAAATTTAGCAGTCGACAATCATATAATTATTAATATTATTGATGAAGATTATAAAAATTACGAAAGTATTTTAAAACCAATTTTCGATGCAAATAAAATAGATGCAGTTATTGCAACAGACGAATCTTCTGCAATTGCAGCAATGAAAGTTGCACAAAAAAACGGACATAAAATACCAGAAAACTTCTCTGTAGTTTCTTTTTCTAACGGAATTTTGGCAAGACATTCTAGCCCAAAATTAACGACTGTAAGTCAGCATGGAGAAATCATGGGAGCAACTGCAGCAGAAATGCTAATTAACAGATTGGAAGATAAATCGGACGTTAAAGAAGCACCACAAACCGTTATTATTAAAACCGATTTGGTAGAGCGTAATTCTACAAAAAAAGCCTAA